From the genome of Lentilactobacillus buchneri, one region includes:
- a CDS encoding cytosine permease yields the protein MEDKSFGRVESIPKAHRHQSYWDMFATWVGANANNGTWYVGGVIAACGFATASTTLIIVGVITYFLLALSGYMGYETGLPAMALTRASFGLKGSFLPSVINVVQFIGWAAVNTFIAATSISYILHDVLGWPVYGKPGGLKGLISGIVVMSILHLLSISMGEKSVRIIERIGIVLVFILVIWESIVVFQNVSLSEIVSWHAPSALKMSPGQAVDVLAAFNLAWVTAASDFTRFSKKRSSSTWAPFFGANLGLIWFAMIGIISTIATAITLNHFDANNSDPSTIASKLGLGVLAMLVIIITSTTANAVNLMSAGSALTNMTKRLSLTVSIVLVTLVAVFVTFIPIFYSTFLNVFTAFLDGIGMFLGPEIAIFLTDFYLVAKRKYRVDHFASRTGQYWYTGGINWIAIASWLIAVLAYGYIKTVAVLADSVGATFISMLIAAVIYWVGSRLTSRSQLQED from the coding sequence ATGGAAGACAAAAGTTTCGGTCGCGTTGAGTCCATCCCAAAGGCTCATCGGCATCAATCCTATTGGGATATGTTTGCTACTTGGGTGGGGGCGAATGCGAATAATGGTACTTGGTATGTTGGCGGGGTTATCGCTGCTTGTGGGTTTGCGACGGCTTCGACGACTCTGATTATCGTAGGTGTGATTACATATTTTTTACTGGCATTATCCGGCTATATGGGGTACGAAACCGGTTTGCCCGCAATGGCCTTAACCCGAGCTTCGTTTGGCCTCAAAGGCAGTTTCCTGCCATCGGTGATTAATGTCGTCCAATTTATCGGCTGGGCCGCCGTGAATACGTTTATCGCGGCCACATCGATCAGTTATATTCTCCACGATGTCTTGGGTTGGCCGGTATACGGCAAGCCGGGCGGCCTGAAAGGGTTGATCTCAGGAATTGTGGTGATGAGTATTCTGCATTTATTGAGTATCTCGATGGGTGAAAAATCAGTCCGGATCATCGAGCGAATTGGGATTGTCTTAGTTTTCATCTTGGTAATCTGGGAATCTATCGTTGTTTTCCAAAATGTGTCGTTATCTGAAATTGTCTCTTGGCATGCACCCAGTGCCTTGAAGATGTCACCAGGTCAAGCCGTTGATGTCCTAGCTGCCTTTAATTTAGCCTGGGTAACAGCTGCCAGTGATTTCACCCGCTTTTCTAAGAAGCGTTCCAGCTCCACTTGGGCACCGTTCTTTGGCGCCAATCTGGGATTGATCTGGTTTGCGATGATCGGAATCATTTCAACGATCGCGACTGCCATTACCCTGAATCATTTTGATGCCAATAATTCAGACCCATCAACGATTGCCAGCAAACTTGGCTTGGGTGTCTTGGCGATGCTTGTCATCATCATTACCAGTACCACCGCAAATGCCGTTAACCTGATGTCTGCCGGATCTGCGTTGACCAATATGACTAAACGATTATCCTTGACTGTCAGTATTGTGCTGGTGACCTTGGTGGCCGTCTTTGTGACCTTCATTCCCATTTTCTACTCAACATTCCTGAACGTTTTCACTGCCTTTTTGGACGGCATCGGGATGTTCTTAGGACCCGAAATCGCCATTTTTCTGACCGACTTTTATCTGGTTGCCAAACGGAAATATCGAGTTGACCATTTTGCCTCCCGGACCGGTCAATATTGGTATACTGGTGGTATTAACTGGATTGCGATTGCTTCATGGCTGATCGCTGTCCTTGCATACGGATACATTAAAACGGTGGCCGTGTTGGCGGACTCAGTCGGCGCAACCTTCATTTCGATGTTGATTGCTGCCGTCATTTATTGGGTCGGCAGTCGATTGACCAGTCGCAGTCAACTTCAGGAGGATTAG
- a CDS encoding pentapeptide repeat-containing protein, whose translation MATFTKQTLSLDDVEPDNEYVNCTLTVSNELIRINDVVFDHCQFEQSNFDGSDWGYVEFKGCNFLNATFHKSYFSNCKFTNVQLMGADFSMETLLKKCQFHDSNLHYANFSETKMEASFFMDCNLVESSFQAVSVKKELSFNACEINQIDFLDTRMKGIDLSQARFDDLIVNPELIKGLKINPWQAGQIVAMLGVIVVD comes from the coding sequence GTGGCAACTTTTACCAAACAAACCTTGTCTTTGGATGACGTTGAACCGGACAATGAATACGTGAACTGTACGTTGACGGTTTCTAACGAGCTGATTCGGATTAATGACGTTGTGTTTGACCACTGCCAGTTCGAGCAGAGCAACTTTGACGGCAGTGATTGGGGCTACGTGGAATTTAAAGGCTGCAATTTCCTAAACGCGACTTTCCACAAGAGTTATTTCTCCAACTGCAAATTCACGAATGTGCAGCTGATGGGGGCTGATTTTTCGATGGAAACGCTGCTTAAGAAATGTCAATTTCATGATTCTAACCTGCACTATGCCAACTTTAGTGAAACTAAAATGGAAGCCAGCTTCTTTATGGACTGTAATCTGGTCGAAAGTAGTTTTCAGGCAGTGAGTGTCAAGAAAGAATTATCCTTTAACGCCTGTGAAATTAACCAAATCGACTTCTTGGACACGCGAATGAAGGGGATCGATTTGTCTCAAGCCCGCTTTGACGACTTAATTGTGAATCCCGAGTTGATCAAGGGCTTAAAAATCAATCCTTGGCAGGCAGGGCAGATTGTCGCTATGCTGGGTGTGATTGTTGTCGATTAG